atgccagtcgtctcattcgttcatcctccatagttTGAAGTGATTTGTCACAACACGTTTCCCGCGTTGTAACGAAAAATATCTAATCACTTTACctaaacatgataaaaaaaaacactgcccctcagatctgcatacattgttttttttttcagatacatTCAGATCTGCATACACACACTCTTGTTTCGAAGACGTACCACGTTCATCagtaattaaaaattcacatacatacattaaggtgaccattcgtgactgattttaccaggacagtagtggttttttgggtatctgtcctAGTAAAGGTCTGTGCCGACACCAGTGCCgaccttacacccaatggcgccttcgggcaattttttttaaacactcttagaaaaaactttcacctttggcgctctaatctaaaattttgtatggcttttggcgctctaattttaaattttaaagcaccTTTAGGGCATcatgcggcgccctaacttatttggcgcccttaGGCGCCGCCCGATCCAGccccacccccccccctaaaactaGCACTGGTTCACACCTATCCTGCACGAACTGGCGACAgcaggtatcctgcaagtaccgGCAGTATTCGGGAAAAAAATGGTCAccggaacatacatatatacaatattaaataaagaatTAATTCAAAACGGGAGTCAAGAATCAAtgcatttttactagcctcttcttagtttcacttacgatttctaGCCGgaagaaatttgggttcttattatTAACGACAAAGCTACAAAAAGCCATGACTTCAGATTCAGATTCAGCCATGGTTAAAATATGCAATGGaatcaaacaaataaattttataaaatcccAACAGATGTCTCAAcaccaataaaattaaatttttgttatttatggTAGACctactttttttcaattttaggattttcatgtttcattttaacattttgtAGTGAAttgaatgttcaattttagcatattATCCTTTTaagcataatttttaaaacaaagatCAGTATTAAAAGTGTGTAACAGTACTTAGATTcacataataaataagaaataataaaataaaaaggtattaggaaaaaataatataagaaaataatttttaatatctaaAAGATGTATCTACGTAATGGCTGATTTAATGCTTGTAACTACAAATGAAGTAGTGCTTGGTGAATGTTAAAAAATTGCAATAGCAATGCTCTCGGCAAAAAATATTGctttcttatttttaaatacagatAACAACGGAGTactgtatgtaaaattttaattatccaCAGTTTTACTTGTATCGTTCAATTCCACATAACAGTAGCATGTTTTAATTGGATACACGAATTCGAACTTCTTAAGTAACTTCATCAcctcaatttttcttttatattttgaaataaatgttCTGAAAATTGCCTCCAATAGATTCcgaaataataaattgtaaagtatgtacatatatacgagtataatctatctataattatatatatgtatgtatgtatgtgtaacctACCCTCTGTATGAAATCTTCAACTTTGGTCTGCAACCCCCAGACTTCGAATCTAGCGTTGACCAGTTTGTAAGAGCACATGATGGGATCTTGATCATCTCGCCAGCCCTCGACCAGCGGACCTCTGCCAGTTTTCGCCGATTTGTAAAATTTCGGATCTTCGGTCTCTTTATAATGTTTCGGATTCATATCATCATAAGCAATGTCTATAAAATCCACCTCTCTCGCCTCCATTTGCTCTTCGGTGAGATTTAAACACTGCAACACACACATAATCGACATGCTTATTTCAGGAATATGTTAATagcatattaatttaaaaacttcaaGCATTCACTAACATTTTCGGTGGATCCATTGTTGTTTTCGTATTTCGTTTGTATTGATATGCTGAATTTAGGAATAAACGAACactaaaacatattaaaaaaatataacatacgtATTTTGTatcttaatatgtacatacatatattaataacttTGTTACAATACTCACAGTATATTCTAATTTATGACGTCAACATGAAACAACAAAATTATATCATTAAAGAATGGAATATTGGCTGTagctttttatatgaaaaaatcggTTCAATAAGTTTCATGCATACATaactaaaatatatacgtatataatcagACATTACCTGTAATCGTGAATGGATAAAAGTTCCATGCTTTCTCGGTAACGTAAAATATCTTTGGAATAAGCGACTGTACCCAATATGGTAAACGACtggaattaaatatgtatacataattttacatgtgtacattaaaaatgtatttttaatatattacattacaaTTGCACACCTAGAAAGATGAATCCTTTTTTCAGTAAATTGACCTTTGCCGTGTTCGGGATCTTCACATTCAGCGTTTGCGACGACTTCAACGCCTTCTCCTTGATCTGACTGCTCGTGACTATGTCGAGCGATCATATACAATTGTCCAATGCGATACTAGAAAAAATTTAagtgaattattaaatattgatcGATCCCACTGtcgtattattacaatatagcAATGTTGTCacacattaataatattaagtaCACAAGTAAATTGGACTCATTCCACTATTGCTAAAATTAGATACACTACAAAGTAGTCAGTGAATGAATATCAGAAAGGTTGATCAATTCAGGATCTAAATTATATggaaaataaatcgaaaacaAGACGATGAATCCACAGGATGACGAGTTAATTAATAAGTTAATGTACCTCTTCAACGGTGATGGGCATACAGATCCGATATTCCTTTGTAAGCACCATTTCTCTTCAGATAAAATTCACCACACTGTTTTGACACAAGCTTGACAGCTTAATTGGTTCCAAACGCGTTTTTATCTCACCATAAACTCTCTGCAATTGGCAACAAataaaggttcggtgattactggtcacaaattactcgtcacaaagtcactaaaatctctataacggaacatctggcagccgaaaagtccatcatactaacgataactatcatagtaacgagaacttgagtgccaaatattgtgtattcgcgattttcatggcaaaaattgtctttgtgaccaccccaatgtgacgaatagtccaattacccaaaTAAATGGCcagtatattaattaattttggtatgtacatacgggtctacgtgacgagacagaatgttaaacgacagaaaacgcaaatatcggaaggtagagatcgaaaatcgaaagatcttgtaggcggggtaggtagtgttgaccgtatcccagcctaacgaaacactgttgtgcttgttttaagttgtttgcctaaatattgtacaagtgtattagaatatttgaggaagttttctcgaagcggctattggctgttgacttggtg
This Arctopsyche grandis isolate Sample6627 chromosome 7, ASM5162203v2, whole genome shotgun sequence DNA region includes the following protein-coding sequences:
- the rdgBbeta gene encoding cytoplasmic phosphatidylinositol transfer protein 1 isoform X2, whose translation is MVLTKEYRICMPITVEEYRIGQLYMIARHSHEQSDQGEGVEVVANAECEDPEHGKGQFTEKRIHLSSRLPYWVQSLIPKIFYVTEKAWNFYPFTITEYTCSFIPKFSISIQTKYENNNGSTENCLNLTEEQMEAREVDFIDIAYDDMNPKHYKETEDPKFYKSAKTGRGPLVEGWRDDQDPIMCSYKLVNARFEVWGLQTKVEDFIQRCIRDILLLGHRQAFAWVDDWVEMTIDDVRVYEEEMHSKTNDKMKAALDAAVDVESSGAATPKTPTLSGSSKGPSTPATPITPKSPSQEAKSWFSWS
- the rdgBbeta gene encoding cytoplasmic phosphatidylinositol transfer protein 1 isoform X1, with product MVLTKEYRICMPITVEEYRIGQLYMIARHSHEQSDQGEGVEVVANAECEDPEHGKGQFTEKRIHLSSRLPYWVQSLIPKIFYVTEKAWNFYPFTITGNCSFIPKFSISIQTKYENNNGSTENCLNLTEEQMEAREVDFIDIAYDDMNPKHYKETEDPKFYKSAKTGRGPLVEGWRDDQDPIMCSYKLVNARFEVWGLQTKVEDFIQRCIRDILLLGHRQAFAWVDDWVEMTIDDVRVYEEEMHSKTNDKMKAALDAAVDVESSGAATPKTPTLSGSSKGPSTPATPITPKSPSQEAKSWFSWS